Proteins co-encoded in one Accipiter gentilis chromosome 33, bAccGen1.1, whole genome shotgun sequence genomic window:
- the LOC126053407 gene encoding solute carrier family 22 member 6-A-like isoform X1, producing MPFGAVLAQVGGLGRFQVLQTALLAVPILLMASHNLLQNFTAAVPPHRCRIPGGVPGPGATPSVPSATLGPPGATPDGASVASDGTSVASDGTLRSSNAILRSPDVTLGSPDGTAIPGAAHVTLDGAPGSPDGSRVQPDATLLSSNGTLGPTGATLGWSNGTLGSPDATLGSCRRYVASSLTNDSTDPRPTEPCRDGWDYDRSIYVATIVTEWDLVCSYRQLRQMAQSIYMAGVLVGALVLGGLSDRFGRKAMLMWSYLQLGVMGTCTAFAPNYASYCVFRFAGGMALSGFGLSIACLVVEWIPTPYRAVTVAITGFAYTLGQILLAGVAYAVPHWRWLQLTVSLPFFIFLLYSWWLAESARWLVLSGKAERAVKVLQRVARINKRKEEGEKITVEILKSNMKEELAGLKSSYTISDLVRTPVIRHIFFCLSIVWFSISFSYYGLAMDLQNFGVSIYLIQVIFGAVDFPAKVVVTVSLSYIGRRVSLMVALFLAGLVIIANIFVSTELQTVRTALAVIGKGCLSASFNCVFLYTTELYPTPIRQTGLGFGSTMARVGGIVAPLVKMMDEYYPFLPPAVYGVAPVVAAVAAGFLPETLNTPLPDTIEEVESRAKRKKTDDPKEKIPLQPQDKAPQKEA from the exons ATGCCGTTCGGGGCGGTGCTGGCGCAGGTCGGGGGGCTGGGACGTTTCCAGGTGCTGCAGACGGCGCTGCTGGCGGTGCCCATCCTGCTCATGGCCAGCCACAACCTGCTGCAGAACTTCACCGCCGctgtccccccccaccgctgccgCATCCCTGGTGGTGTCCCCGGTCCCGGTGCCACCCCGAGCGTCCCCAGTGCCACCCTAGGGCCACCCGGAGCCACCCCTGATGGCGCTTCGGTGGCTTCCGATGGTACCTCGGTGGCCTCCGATGGCACCTTGAGGTCCTCCAATGCCATCCTGAGGTCTCCTGATGTCACCTTGGGGTCCCCCGACGGCACCGCCATCCCTGGTGCCGCCCATGTCACCCTTGATGGCGCACCGGGGTCCCCTGATGGCAGCCGTGTCCAGCCTGATGCCACCCTGTTGTCCTCTAATGGCACCCTGGGGCCCACTGGTGCCACCCTGGGGTGGTCCAATGGCACCCTGGGGTCCCCCGATGCCACCCTGGGGTCCTGCCGGCGCTACGTGGCCTCGTCCCTCACCAACGACAGCACCGACCCCCGGCCCACCGAGCCTTGCCGTGATGGTTGGGACTACGACCGCAGCATCTACGTGGCCACCATCGTCACCgag TGGGACCTTGTCTGCAGCTACCGGCAGCTTCGGCAGATGGCCCAGTCCATCTACATGGCTGGGGTCCTGGTGGGCGCCCTGGTCCTGGGGGGCCTCTCGGACAG GTTTGGGCGTAAGGCCATGTTGATGTGGTCCTACCTGCAGCTGGGGGTGATGGGGACGTGCACGGCCTTCGCCCCCAACTACGCGTCCTACTGCGTCTTCCGCTTCGCCGGTGGCATGGCCCTCTCTGGCTTCGGCCTCAGCATCGCCTGCCTCG TGGTGGAGTGGATCCCCACACCCTACCGTGCCGTCACCGTGGCCATCACTGGCTTCGCCTACACCTTGGGCCAGATTCTGCTAGCTGGCGTGGCCTACGCTGTCCCCCACTGGCGCTGGCTCCAGCTCACCGTCTCCCTGCccttcttcatcttcctcctctacTCCTG GTGGTTGGCTGAGTCTGCCCGTTGGCTAGTGCTCTCGGGGAAGGCCGAGAGGGCTGTGAAGGTCCTGCAGCGAGTGGCCAGGATTaacaagagaaaggaggaaggggagaagatCACGGTCGAG ATCCTGAAGTCCAACATGAAGGAGGAGCTGGCTGGTCTGAAGTCCTCCTACACCATCTCCGACCTGGTCCGGACCCCAGTCATCCGCCACAtcttcttctgcctctccatCGTCTG GTTCTCCATCAGTTTCTCCTACTACGGGCTGGCCATGGATCTGCAAAACTTTGGTGTCAGCATTTACCTCATCCAGGTGATTTTCGGCGCCGTTGACTTCCCGGCCAAAGTGGTGGTGACTGTCTCCCTGAGCTACATTGGCCGGCGGGTGTCACTCATGGTGGCCCTCTTCTTGGCGGGGCTGGTCATCATTGCCAACATCTTTGTCTCCACAG aGCTGCAGACGGTGCGCACGGCGCTGGCCGTCATCGGCAAGGGTTGCCTCTCGGCCTCCTTCAACTGCGTCTTCCTCTACACCACCGAGCTCTACCCCACTCCAATCAG GCAGACCGGGCTGGGCTTTGGCAGCACCATGGCCCGAGTGGGTGGCATCGTGGCACCGCTGGTGAAGATGATGGATGAGTACTACCCCTTCTTGCCCCCTGCGGTCTATGGGGTGGCCCCGGTGGTGGCAGCCGTGGCGGCCGGGTTCCTCCCAGAGACCCTCAACACGCCGCTGCCCGACACCATCGAGGAGGTGGAGAGCAG GGCCAAGCGGAAGAAGACGGATGACCCCAAAGAGAagatccccctccagccccaggacAAGGCTCCACAGAAGGAGGCCTGA
- the LOC126053407 gene encoding solute carrier family 22 member 6-A-like isoform X2 — protein MPFGAVLAQVGGLGRFQVLQTALLAVPILLMASHNLLQNFTAAVPPHRCRIPGGVPGPGATPSVPSATLGPPGATPDGASVASDGTSVASDGTLRSSNAILRSPDVTLGSPDGTAIPGAAHVTLDGAPGSPDGSRVQPDATLLSSNGTLGPTGATLGWSNGTLGSPDATLGSCRRYVASSLTNDSTDPRPTEPCRDGWDYDRSIYVATIVTEWDLVCSYRQLRQMAQSIYMAGVLVGALVLGGLSDRFGRKAMLMWSYLQLGVMGTCTAFAPNYASYCVFRFAGGMALSGFGLSIACLVVEWIPTPYRAVTVAITGFAYTLGQILLAGVAYAVPHWRWLQLTVSLPFFIFLLYSWWLAESARWLVLSGKAERAVKVLQRVARINKRKEEGEKITVEILKSNMKEELAGLKSSYTISDLVRTPVIRHIFFCLSIVWWGWARMGKSGGEEEEQDEGGRGSPSVSPTTGWPWICKTLVSAFTSSRAADGAHGAGRHRQGLPLGLLQLRLPLHHRALPHSNQADRAGLWQHHGPSGWHRGTAGEDDG, from the exons ATGCCGTTCGGGGCGGTGCTGGCGCAGGTCGGGGGGCTGGGACGTTTCCAGGTGCTGCAGACGGCGCTGCTGGCGGTGCCCATCCTGCTCATGGCCAGCCACAACCTGCTGCAGAACTTCACCGCCGctgtccccccccaccgctgccgCATCCCTGGTGGTGTCCCCGGTCCCGGTGCCACCCCGAGCGTCCCCAGTGCCACCCTAGGGCCACCCGGAGCCACCCCTGATGGCGCTTCGGTGGCTTCCGATGGTACCTCGGTGGCCTCCGATGGCACCTTGAGGTCCTCCAATGCCATCCTGAGGTCTCCTGATGTCACCTTGGGGTCCCCCGACGGCACCGCCATCCCTGGTGCCGCCCATGTCACCCTTGATGGCGCACCGGGGTCCCCTGATGGCAGCCGTGTCCAGCCTGATGCCACCCTGTTGTCCTCTAATGGCACCCTGGGGCCCACTGGTGCCACCCTGGGGTGGTCCAATGGCACCCTGGGGTCCCCCGATGCCACCCTGGGGTCCTGCCGGCGCTACGTGGCCTCGTCCCTCACCAACGACAGCACCGACCCCCGGCCCACCGAGCCTTGCCGTGATGGTTGGGACTACGACCGCAGCATCTACGTGGCCACCATCGTCACCgag TGGGACCTTGTCTGCAGCTACCGGCAGCTTCGGCAGATGGCCCAGTCCATCTACATGGCTGGGGTCCTGGTGGGCGCCCTGGTCCTGGGGGGCCTCTCGGACAG GTTTGGGCGTAAGGCCATGTTGATGTGGTCCTACCTGCAGCTGGGGGTGATGGGGACGTGCACGGCCTTCGCCCCCAACTACGCGTCCTACTGCGTCTTCCGCTTCGCCGGTGGCATGGCCCTCTCTGGCTTCGGCCTCAGCATCGCCTGCCTCG TGGTGGAGTGGATCCCCACACCCTACCGTGCCGTCACCGTGGCCATCACTGGCTTCGCCTACACCTTGGGCCAGATTCTGCTAGCTGGCGTGGCCTACGCTGTCCCCCACTGGCGCTGGCTCCAGCTCACCGTCTCCCTGCccttcttcatcttcctcctctacTCCTG GTGGTTGGCTGAGTCTGCCCGTTGGCTAGTGCTCTCGGGGAAGGCCGAGAGGGCTGTGAAGGTCCTGCAGCGAGTGGCCAGGATTaacaagagaaaggaggaaggggagaagatCACGGTCGAG ATCCTGAAGTCCAACATGAAGGAGGAGCTGGCTGGTCTGAAGTCCTCCTACACCATCTCCGACCTGGTCCGGACCCCAGTCATCCGCCACAtcttcttctgcctctccatCGTCTGGTGGGGCTGGGCCAGGATGGGGAAgtctggtggggaggaggaggagcaggacgAGGGAGGAAGGG GTTCTCCATCAGTTTCTCCTACTACGGGCTGGCCATGGATCTGCAAAACTTTGGTGTCAGCATTTACCTCATCCAG aGCTGCAGACGGTGCGCACGGCGCTGGCCGTCATCGGCAAGGGTTGCCTCTCGGCCTCCTTCAACTGCGTCTTCCTCTACACCACCGAGCTCTACCCCACTCCAATCAG GCAGACCGGGCTGGGCTTTGGCAGCACCATGGCCCGAGTGGGTGGCATCGTGGCACCGCTGGTGAAGATGATGGATGA
- the LOC126053407 gene encoding solute carrier family 22 member 6-A-like isoform X3 — MPFGAVLAQVGGLGRFQVLQTALLAVPILLMASHNLLQNFTAAVPPHRCRIPGGVPGPGATPSVPSATLGPPGATPDGASVASDGTSVASDGTLRSSNAILRSPDVTLGSPDGTAIPGAAHVTLDGAPGSPDGSRVQPDATLLSSNGTLGPTGATLGWSNGTLGSPDATLGSCRRYVASSLTNDSTDPRPTEPCRDGWDYDRSIYVATIVTEWDLVCSYRQLRQMAQSIYMAGVLVGALVLGGLSDRFGRKAMLMWSYLQLGVMGTCTAFAPNYASYCVFRFAGGMALSGFGLSIACLVVEWIPTPYRAVTVAITGFAYTLGQILLAGVAYAVPHWRWLQLTVSLPFFIFLLYSWWLAESARWLVLSGKAERAVKVLQRVARINKRKEEGEKITVEILKSNMKEELAGLKSSYTISDLVRTPVIRHIFFCLSIVWFSISFSYYGLAMDLQNFGVSIYLIQSCRRCARRWPSSARVASRPPSTASSSTPPSSTPLQSGRPGWALAAPWPEWVASWHRW, encoded by the exons ATGCCGTTCGGGGCGGTGCTGGCGCAGGTCGGGGGGCTGGGACGTTTCCAGGTGCTGCAGACGGCGCTGCTGGCGGTGCCCATCCTGCTCATGGCCAGCCACAACCTGCTGCAGAACTTCACCGCCGctgtccccccccaccgctgccgCATCCCTGGTGGTGTCCCCGGTCCCGGTGCCACCCCGAGCGTCCCCAGTGCCACCCTAGGGCCACCCGGAGCCACCCCTGATGGCGCTTCGGTGGCTTCCGATGGTACCTCGGTGGCCTCCGATGGCACCTTGAGGTCCTCCAATGCCATCCTGAGGTCTCCTGATGTCACCTTGGGGTCCCCCGACGGCACCGCCATCCCTGGTGCCGCCCATGTCACCCTTGATGGCGCACCGGGGTCCCCTGATGGCAGCCGTGTCCAGCCTGATGCCACCCTGTTGTCCTCTAATGGCACCCTGGGGCCCACTGGTGCCACCCTGGGGTGGTCCAATGGCACCCTGGGGTCCCCCGATGCCACCCTGGGGTCCTGCCGGCGCTACGTGGCCTCGTCCCTCACCAACGACAGCACCGACCCCCGGCCCACCGAGCCTTGCCGTGATGGTTGGGACTACGACCGCAGCATCTACGTGGCCACCATCGTCACCgag TGGGACCTTGTCTGCAGCTACCGGCAGCTTCGGCAGATGGCCCAGTCCATCTACATGGCTGGGGTCCTGGTGGGCGCCCTGGTCCTGGGGGGCCTCTCGGACAG GTTTGGGCGTAAGGCCATGTTGATGTGGTCCTACCTGCAGCTGGGGGTGATGGGGACGTGCACGGCCTTCGCCCCCAACTACGCGTCCTACTGCGTCTTCCGCTTCGCCGGTGGCATGGCCCTCTCTGGCTTCGGCCTCAGCATCGCCTGCCTCG TGGTGGAGTGGATCCCCACACCCTACCGTGCCGTCACCGTGGCCATCACTGGCTTCGCCTACACCTTGGGCCAGATTCTGCTAGCTGGCGTGGCCTACGCTGTCCCCCACTGGCGCTGGCTCCAGCTCACCGTCTCCCTGCccttcttcatcttcctcctctacTCCTG GTGGTTGGCTGAGTCTGCCCGTTGGCTAGTGCTCTCGGGGAAGGCCGAGAGGGCTGTGAAGGTCCTGCAGCGAGTGGCCAGGATTaacaagagaaaggaggaaggggagaagatCACGGTCGAG ATCCTGAAGTCCAACATGAAGGAGGAGCTGGCTGGTCTGAAGTCCTCCTACACCATCTCCGACCTGGTCCGGACCCCAGTCATCCGCCACAtcttcttctgcctctccatCGTCTG GTTCTCCATCAGTTTCTCCTACTACGGGCTGGCCATGGATCTGCAAAACTTTGGTGTCAGCATTTACCTCATCCAG aGCTGCAGACGGTGCGCACGGCGCTGGCCGTCATCGGCAAGGGTTGCCTCTCGGCCTCCTTCAACTGCGTCTTCCTCTACACCACCGAGCTCTACCCCACTCCAATCAG GCAGACCGGGCTGGGCTTTGGCAGCACCATGGCCCGAGTGGGTGGCATCGTGGCACCGCTGGTGA